The Cylindrospermopsis curvispora GIHE-G1 genome contains a region encoding:
- a CDS encoding zinc ribbon domain-containing protein — translation MEDCPLCGYEYNRNTETSEFCPKCGWHLFLDPLPHDVDCMEPAPVAAQILNWARTTWKKLELLEKNSLLEPTNYSLLAKKVEEIQNNTSNLPEILSILREINEKIQGNYSLSDQTQIVSNTPGDYKQDEQVSNYSLGDQTQIVSNTPGDYKQDEQVSNYEIDDPEINSLVENYNNHGEFPDKIDVSETEESRSRRCSGGKDPTVFEANYRGRGDYWIIAGQYLVLKHKYKINQHSYKTISVLFDCRNYDGNAHASLDDMILIKPAKVIPIPNQEKWQLQDTGILQFKTQT, via the coding sequence ATGGAAGATTGTCCCCTATGTGGATATGAATATAATAGAAATACAGAAACAAGTGAGTTTTGTCCAAAATGTGGTTGGCATTTGTTTCTAGATCCATTACCCCATGATGTTGATTGCATGGAACCAGCACCAGTTGCAGCGCAAATACTAAACTGGGCTAGAACTACCTGGAAAAAATTAGAGTTGTTGGAAAAAAATTCACTTTTAGAACCAACAAATTATTCATTACTGGCCAAAAAAGTAGAGGAGATTCAGAATAATACTAGTAACTTACCAGAAATCTTGAGTATTTTACGGGAAATAAACGAAAAAATCCAAGGAAACTACTCTCTCAGTGATCAAACACAAATAGTATCAAATACACCTGGAGATTATAAGCAGGATGAACAAGTAAGTAACTATTCTCTCGGTGATCAAACACAAATAGTATCAAATACACCTGGAGATTATAAGCAAGATGAACAAGTAAGTAACTATGAAATTGATGACCCAGAAATAAATAGTTTGGTGGAGAATTATAATAATCACGGGGAATTTCCGGATAAGATAGATGTTTCCGAAACGGAAGAAAGCAGATCTCGTCGTTGTTCTGGTGGCAAAGATCCAACGGTTTTTGAGGCGAATTACAGGGGTAGGGGAGACTATTGGATTATTGCTGGTCAATATCTCGTGCTAAAACACAAGTACAAAATTAATCAGCATAGTTATAAAACTATATCAGTGTTATTTGATTGTCGGAATTATGATGGCAATGCTCATGCAAGTTTAGATGATATGATCTTAATTAAACCTGCTAAGGTTATCCCTATTCCTAATCAAGAAAAATGGCAATTACAAGACACTGGAATCTTACAGTTTAAAACCCAAACATAA